One genomic window of Coregonus clupeaformis isolate EN_2021a chromosome 12, ASM2061545v1, whole genome shotgun sequence includes the following:
- the LOC121577622 gene encoding G-protein coupled receptor 84: MLENITGDVQNDTFSCYHPSVEAYRYFGVLWGSVVTIVGTVGNMLTILAFATDTRLRTRFNVLIVNLALADLLYCTLLQPVSVDSYLHLRWRGGPLWCSVFGLLLFLSNSVSIITLCLIAASRYLLVTRRDVFERVFAGRGLAILLPSTWALGLASFGPLWPVYVFAPQVCTCSFHRTRGRPYTTVLLFFYFFIGLGCVGLFYLLIYRRVRVAAQALVRYRFSRRSSRKKPNSSEQGTEGDSGVGSGVATTQSCELSSQGELGGEVKVHPGKAQSSHSTLGSAFTSHSAHLAGGQDLPPALNPVPHSATPAPTCSTTTTSSGDNVEFRRVTRMCFTVFLCFVGCFVPFLLLNIADKQNRAPQVLHMFCANLTWLNSCINPVLYAVMNRQFGQAYRALLVRAATPFTHLWTR, encoded by the coding sequence ATGCTGGAGAACATCACAGGCGACGTGCAGAATGACACCTTCTCCTGCTACCACCCCTCGGTGGAGGCCTACCGCTACTTCGGCGTGCTGTGGGGTTCGGTTGTGACCATAGTTGGGACGGTGGGGAACATGCTGACCATTCTGGCCTTCGCCACGGACACCCGGCTGCGGACACGTTTCAACGTGCTGATTGTGAACCTGGCCCTGGCGGACCTGCTGTACTGCACCCTGCTGCAGCCCGTCTCTGTCGACTCCTACCTACACCTCCGCTGGAGGGGCGGCCCTCTCTGGTGCAGCGTCTTcggcctcctccttttcctctccaACTCTGTCTCTATCATCACCCTGTGTCTGATCGCAGCCAGCAGGTACCTGCTGGTAACGAGGCGGGATGTGTTTGAGCGGGTGTTTGCTGGGCGAGGTCTGGCCATCCTCCTGCCCTCCACCTGGGCCCTGGGCCTGGCCAGCTTCGGCCCGCTCTGGCCCGTTTACGTATTCGCCCCGCAGGTGTGCACCTGCAGCTTCCACCGCACCAGGGGGCGCCCTTACACCACCGTGCTACtcttcttctacttcttcatcGGCCTGGGCTGCGTGGGGCTTTTCTACCTGCTCATCTACAGGCGAGTCAGGGTGGCGGCACAGGCGCTGGTCCGCTACCGGTTTAGCCGACGCTCGTCACGAAAGAAGCCGAACTCATCAGAACAAGGGACGGAGGGGGATAGTGGAGTCGGGAGCGGGGTGGCCACCACCCAGAGCTGTGAATTGAGCAGCCAGGGGGAACTGGGTGGCGAGGTGAAGGTGCACCCTGGGAAAGCCCAGTCCTCCCACTCCACCTTGGGCTCTGCTTTTACTTCGCATTCAGCTCACCTAGCAGGGGGACAGGACCTCCCCCCTGCCCTTAACCCTGTGCCCCACTCGGCCACTCCTGCCCCCACctgctccaccaccaccacctcttcaggGGACAATGTTGAGTTTAGACGTGTGACCCGGATGTGTTTCACTGTCTTCCTGTGTTTTGTGGGCTGTTTTGTCCCGTTCCTGCTGCTGAACATTGCTGATAAGCAGAACCGCGCCCCCCAGGTGCTCCACATGTTCTGTGCCAATCTCACCTGGCTCAACAGCTGTATTAACCCTGTGCTCTACGCTGTAATGAACCGCCAGTTTGGACAGGCCTACCGGGCCCTTCTGGTAAGGGCCGCCACACCCTTTACACACCTCTGGACACGGTGA